Within Gouania willdenowi chromosome 24, fGouWil2.1, whole genome shotgun sequence, the genomic segment CAGGTGGACACGCTCATGATGGGTCAAAGTTCCTGCTGAAAGATGGGAGgtaggaggacgaggaggaggtTGACAATCGCAGATGAAAACAGAGAAATCATGTGCAGAGGGTGACAGGGGGGCGAGATTAGAGATCAGGGTGACATGTTTACGAGGCTGCTGAGAATGAGATTCTAAAGGAGAGAAAACCAGGATGTGTGAAGAGGAAAAACCAGCTCGGAGGGATGAATTATACATCCAGAACACAAGTGGGGGGAGGAAGTTGTTGTAGTACTAGTAGAAGATTGAGCACAATAAGGCAGGAAATATGGTGACGGTACCTGTGTATGGCGGCGAACAGATCCTCAGTGGTTCGGGGTCGCGTGGGAGTCGGGGTCACCATCCTGTCCTGTATGGACGGAGCTGGAGACGATTCCGTGGAGCTGTAGTTGAAAACCTCACCTGAGTCGGAGAAGAAGGGACAAGTAGTTTGGACACAGTTGAGAATGAAGACAGTCACGCTCATCCTCTTACATTCTCtcctttcttctcctcttcagCCTCTTTTCCTCCTCCCATCAACCTCCCCATCCGACTGTGAGCTGTGACTGCCTGAGCCTATGCAGGCTGTCTCATTTTACGCTCCCTCCATCCTCCCCTTCATATGCAACCCCCccttcccccctccctccctccctttcCGTCCGGTAAGAtagagcccctcccccttctCCATCCAGCAACAAAAAGCAGCTCCCCGGGGACATTTTCCTCCTCCCTCGTTGGGTATAAATAAAGGGATGAAAATTGAGTGAGTGGGATAAGGGACTGCGAATAAGAGATAACCCAAAAACGAAGAGAATGAGGGAAAAGATAAAAAGAATGTGCTTAGAATTGTCGGTAACTATGATTTGAGTGAGTGAGGGAGGTCTGTCTGTTTGTTTCTGATCAAACTTCCCAGCTGCTGCACAGCTGGCAGCCAGCCGTGCTGCTTTTAACTGCATCGGATTACAAACATTggcttaaaaataaatgtttaaacacAACAAGTGTTCTGAGCTTGATCTGTAAAAggaatactaaaaaaaaaaaaaaaactcaccgGAGTCTTCCTCCTTAGGGCTGACAGAGCCAGTGGTGCTGCTCGTTCCatctccttcctcctcctcttcctcttcgtAAACCACTCCGTTAGAGCAAACTCCGTTATAAATGTCTGTTTCCAGGCTTGCAAGGTGCCTGTCTTCCTCCTGGACGTCACTGCTCTCTGGTGGAGACCCCAAGCTCTCCTCCTCTTGCTcacattttttctctctcacttcTTCTATTATTTGTGGGATCTGAGCATCAAcgtagttttgtgtttgttctgGTCTGGTCGCCTGTTCATTGGCTGGCTGACTGCTGATTGAAGGGATGAAGGAAAGTTGAGGTTTCTTTGGGATTGCTGGTGCCTGTTTAATGGGAGAGTGATTAACTacttcttcattttcatcttctTTTCCATTAAAGAGAGAGAAACGCTCAGCTTTTCCATTCATGGCAGCACAATCTGGGACGTCCTCTGACATGATGCAGTCCAGTGATAATTCCTCCAATAGTTTTGACACAGGTGATGGGGAGGATTGACGAGAGTCTTCCTCTGGTGAGTGGTTCAGTTCAGGAGATGGCGAACGATCCAAGTTCAGGGGCTTTAGACTCTGAAAAATGTCCATTCCTGTTTCTTGAACTTTAACATGGTTTGTGTTTTCCAACATGTCCTTATCTGGTCGCCGAACTGAGCGCAGCTGAACACTCTGCAGAGCAAACGGGGTGATCAGAGGCTTAGGGGACTTGGTGGGACTGTTTGTAGATGCGGCTTTAGGAGTTTCCTTCACTGATTTCTGAGGGGATggagaagaagcagaagaagcCGGGACAGAAGCTGgcagaggaggaggtggagggggagccATTAGAGAAGTTgggagaggaggaggtggaggaggagtaAAGCTCCCATTAAAAGATGAACTAGGGTTGATTAGAGTCTCaggagatggaggaggagggaaTTCTGGAGAGCTGGACCAAGCAGGGAGTTGGCTCAGTGAGTAGACCGGAGGAGTGGCAGGTAACGGGGGAGGTGGAGGAGAAGAAGCTGAACTTGGTGGTAGAGGTGCAGGGAAAGGTGGGGGTGGGCTGATAGGGGTGTTGGGAGCTGAGGAAGACAGCAGTGGAGGTGGAGGAACACTGGTGCTCTTTACAGGGTCTGAAGTGTTGGAGGAAAGGGAGGTGGAGGACGAGGAAATGGACACGGAGGAGATGAGAGACGACTTCCTCTCTGGTACTTTTGGTTTGGGTCGGCTGCCTGAAGGAGACATGGACCTGACAAAGGCAGGGACCGGGGTTCCTGCTGTGGGTGTGTTGGACTGGCTGGAGTATCCACTGGATGGTGAAGTCAGTCTGTGAACTCTGTCCGGGGACGAGGTGGAGGCTTTGGGCTTTACTGAACTCTCCACTTTGACAGGAGCTCCAACTGTTGGATCCTTGCTGGGAATGCCTCCAGTGTTTGGGTGAAGCTCAACAGAGTTGCTATCAGACATGTGACCTGTGGTAGTCTGCGCCCTCTCATCACCATGGTTACGAGGACAGTCCATGTAGCCCCACGAGTCAGCGTAGTCGGACCGCAGACTGCTGGTGTCGCTGTGGGTCGGCGTCACCGGACACAATGAGTACACCCCTGACACGCCACCGCTGTGTGAGTTATTAGCCAGTGACGCTGCAGAGCTGCCTGCACTGATGCTACTGTGACTGCGTGGGCGGAGCACCCATGGGTCATCATAGTCACTACATGGACTGTGAGAAGGAGATGACGGTGAAGCACCTTTTCCCTTTCCTCCTTTGAGCCCCATCTGAAGGCTCTGTTGTAAGCTAGCTATCAGAGACTCGTTAAGCATAGAGCCGTTAGCGCCACTGATTGCACTGACCCCGCCCAGTGGTTTCTTCGGACCGGGCTTACGTCGGAGAGAGTCGGTACGAGCTGGAGGCCGAGGGGGTTTCTTAGACTTGCGGAGGGAGATGCTTCTGGACAGTGAGTTGTTACTGTACAGACTCCCAGAGTCTTCCTGATTGGCCAGTTCCCGGCACTCGTACATGCTGTGTCTGGCCCGACCCACTGCCGCCCCGTGTCCGCTACCGTGACTACGAGAGTGCAGGCCGGAGTCCATGTGCATGGAGGTGTAATAGCCATCGTTGTCCTGAGAGTAGATGGAGCTGGAGTCGGTAGTGGTCCTGGAGGACAGCTCCATGCTGCTGTACAGCTGGGTGAGAGGTGTGGAGCAGCTGGAGGTCAGAGTGCGGTGTGAAACCATCACGTTCTCAGCCGTGTCGTAGATCCACTGTTCCTCTGGTGGACAGGAGGGTGGAGTGGGAGCCAGAGTGCTCCGACTGTGCATGCTCCCCTCTGAGTGGGATGACTGACTAGCAGGTCTAGTGGAACCTCCATCCTGTGTGGAGTGAGTAGGGGTGGAGGTGACCATGGTGAGGACGTCTGTACTGGTGGGGGAAGCCAGGCTGGTTGGTCGGGCAATGGGATAGACTGACCCTGGGGAGTGGCCGAGCTGATTGGAGGTGTTGAGAGTGATAACCTCAGAGGAACTCGACATGGTGGCGTTGGGGATGTAGGAGGTGGAGTAGGCAGCATGAGGAGAGACCGCACATGCAGGACCCCCTCCCCACTCACTGGACTGTGACCCCCTTAACTCTTGAGACTTGGGCCGGGGAAGCGTTCCGTTTCTGGGGACGTTTCTCATGTGAACCACCGTATTATCTGCCTGGAGTTTTCCAATCTGCCTCGACAGCTGCTCCTCTGACTTGACTGGTGTGCTGCTGTAGATGGGATCCGCACTCAGAGACACTCTGGCACCCTGTCGGGGCAGACTGTGGAAACGAGAAAGGTCTCTGTTGAACTGGTGCGGCATCATGATGAATCCGGAGCTGTCATTGCTGGAGATGGATATGCTTCCTGTAGAGGTGGAAGCAGATATCCTGGCCATCTGAGCAGCGATTCCCTGTCCTCTCTGGGCCCGGATCTTTCTCACTGACGGAGGGACGATCTTCACTTCTTCAGTCTGGCAGCTGGTTTCTCTGGTCACTGAACGGCGGAGCGTTGAGTTGACACTGCCAACTCTGCCTAAAGTGGAGTACTGTCCTGGGATGAACATGGAATGTGGCCGGAGATCGCCGTTGCGTCCtattgttcacacacacacacacacacacaaacaaaaaagagaaaaagatcaTTAAGCGATCATGCAAACAGCTGCTACATTTCCTCTCCTCATTAGCCTGAAAGCTTTTCTGCTCTTTTGACTGAGCAGCCAGATAAACTGTGCACACGAGGAAGCTAATTAATTAGATCTTCCCTAGCctgattgtgtgtgttaataactTCTGCTCTCCTTCACAGAGGAGGGACAAATAAGAGGAGACAGAGTTAGTCCTGTCTCTCCACTGCCGTTCTGACAGAGAAGCTACACAGTCTCGTGGGTAGGTATTATCAAATAAAGACACGTCCACGCACCAGGATATATACGATGTGAACATCCAATGCAGACACAATCGTGCACAAAACCCACTGCAGATACATCTAATATATGCAGGTACAAGGgcacacaatgacaaaacacaGGAATCATACAAGCCTGTAAAACTAGTAGAAGAACCAGTTGTAAACCAGACCGGGGGTCCACTGTGCTGCCCATCTGTGGAGCCTCTCCTGTTGATGCTCGCATCCCCAAACATGCACATGTGCACTCCTGCCTGTGTCCTTTCTTCTCTCTGGCCACAGTCACCGTCTCCTAAACTGCACTCAGGCACACCTCCCTTTGCTAAAAGCTGGACTGACAgcttggctgctgctgctgctgcggcgATAGATTAAAGTCTACTTTGCAGGCAGCTCCATCGCAgggaagagagagagtgaaGGGGTGAAGCACTGGAACAATTACCTCGGACCGCTAATCACGGCATGCGTAGGACGCAGTCGTCATCTGCTGCTAAACCGACATAAAACCTCAGCCCTTGGTTTTCATACCACACAGAGAAACAGAAGATTTCTACTTTGCTTTAGATGTTCTGCAGCTGTGACTTGTAAATAAACATTAGCCATGTGCAGCACAGTGTCAGATTAGTGCTTAATACCCTCCTTAGCTGACTCACTGAAGGTAGGAAGCCTCTGAACCTTCACTCCtcattacacacacaaatattagATTTATTGACCTGAACATGATGGTTTAAAATATCACAATAATAGAAATGTTAAGCAGCTCTTTAGGTGTTCATGAAGGACAAATTATGCTCAAGGTTGCACTTATCTGTGATCAAGACTCACTTTGAAGTTCTTTTCACAATTGAACTGAGACTTTTAACACTTGCGACACTTTACGTAACACTGGGACACTGCCTCAATTTGGCAAGGTGGTGAGGTAACAGGATTGTTGGTGCAGGTATTTAGACAGCAGATGGTGCCGTAGAGCCCGCACAGTGGTGCATACCTAGCTCCAGGTTGATGTCGTCAGGCAGGCCTGATATAGTCTTTCTGCGTTTGACCTTCTTGGACCGACGGGACACGGTGTCAGTGTTAATGAGGGAGCGCCTGACGCTCGCCTGTCGGTCAAACACGGCCCCTGGGAGGCGGGAGGGCGAGAGCAAAGCAGGCAAGACACACAGGCAAAGAGCAGTCGGTTAGTCAGAGGAAACAAACTTTAAACCATGCAGATAGTTGTTGTAACATGCAGCATTAGAAGAAATACATGGGGTCATTTTCTCACCTACATCGAGTGTCATTAACCTGCAGATTTACTCAGGCTTCAAAGCTGTTTCTAACCTAATCAACGTACTAATTTTATAATTAACAGACCCAGTTCTGAACCCTTTAAAAGTTGAATAAATCAAATTTGATACgtctaaatgaaataaatcaaacctcatatttttgtcagattatttttttcaaataattaatACTAATTACAAATGTTACTATTATTCATTAACAtgtttctacatttttacattagtGACTGTTacatagttgttgttttttaatacttcattgcaataattaacaaaaaaataattgtaacagACAACagataactaaaataaaataaatcagtgtTAAATAGTTAATAATACCTTAAGTTTGATTACTTAAATGCACTCCTACCATGTAACAAAATTTGAAAAGTCTTGAAAAAGAATTCTACAAATTTACTGAATTAAAATGTACATaagaaaacaatacaaaaacaagAGTTAAAGTTGAGAAAACAACTTAAACCCATGTTTGAGGAAATTGGTTGCTGGTTAATGTTAATATCTTGGTGTAAACATACATGTAAGATGTGTTGGTTTCATGCGTTATTGTTATTCAAACACACATGTGCACAGGAAAAATatgagaacacacacactccaaacATCCGCCTTCTCTGGCTGTCCAGTTTCCCCTAAAGAATGGCTGATGTTCCTCAGTGCTTGTCCTGACTGTAACCATGGTgagaacaggaagtgatgcGTCCATCATACCCTCACACAATCACAGACAAGTCTGACCGCTCGCTCACTTTCTctccatgtctgtgtgtgtttcactcTTTCTTTCCTTCCGACGGAGAATGAAGTCGTAGCTGATCCGTGTGGTGCAGGAACACATTAAGCTTTCATTAGAATGTTAATGACTGCTCTGCTGGAAACAACAGCTGCAGAATGTAAACGCTGATCGAAAAGACGCACAATGACTTTCACAATGACTCCTACGTCAACTATcaactaataatattaataaagccTTAATGTTGTAGAATGAGATGTTTGGTATCATGCATGTGGCGCCAACAGGGGAATAACGATGACATGTTTTGCCGCGCTCCAGCGCTCATCTGTCAAACAGACGAGAGTCCAGCATCGTCGGGGCAAAGCCTTGACCCCTGGATAAGCTGTCAAAGggttttaacacacacacacacatgcatgcatgaAGGAGGGTGAAGGTCAGGTTGCAGGAGGAATGATAGGACATAAAGGAGGAAGTGAGGTATTCTGTGCAGTAACTGATTAGCGTTCAAGCACTCGTTAGCATAGCGTCGATTACAGGGAGTGTCCAACATTGTTGGTGACTTTTCATAAAAACATTGAAGCATGTTTGTTTCACTTCTCAAAATGTTAACTCaagataaaatgtgttaatacaTGAGGCTTTATAGTGTGTATCCTCAGCATTGTGTATCCCAAGACAACAAACTTAATCCAAAAGTCAGCAACAGAGGATGGGACTCAATGGTCTTGTTCATCACTACGCCAATGCTTCTACTTCCTGTTGCACCGAGGACATGAAATGAATGACGGGGTGGGTTCGGTTCTCTGGGGGCGGGGCCTACCTGTGACGTTGATGGCGACTATGTCTGTGGGGACGGCCTGAGCCGCCAGCCTCATCTTCTCCTCCGGCGTGGGGAGGGGCGCAGCTTTGCTACAGACCAGCTTTCCGTCCACTTCGCATAGCTCACCTGCCTCCCCCCCACCCTGAGGAGTCTGGGACCGCAGGGAGAGGTGAGACTTATCATCCTCTGCTGATGAAGCAGTGGACTGGTGAAGAAATAGGAGAAAAGTGATGGTTAAGCAGATAATACATTGTTTGAGTGCACACTAAACCtgtgttttcaaccttttttgagccaaggtacATATTTTCattggaaaaagaaaatcaaatggCACACCGCcaactaaaaatgttaaaaaatgaaactttgtagTCGATATTAACAACATACAATCGCTGTTATCaaaggaatcaaataaacacaaagaaaaagttcttatgatctttaatatttcttatttctaattaagaaaataattaaatattagaactacaattgaactttattctgctaaatattgtttcattttttccaaatattgtattttttatataatataactttatattatatttataataatgtatatatatacagtatatagtgaaagcctatttatgtttttatttttgcattttttacaatattctattatcataaaataattattaaactattatctttattattttttactcaccttagttacaaacattgctcactgaggacacatgctggtcaatatttacggggtgttttttttttagggatattagcagctttcaacttatcctaagttaccatgactacctgttaacattgagctgttctgcaaaactgcatttaagacaattttatgaaatcatTCAAGAACGGAattattgcagtccaaacaaatgtgacgtcgcacacctttgaactaagcagcagccatgttgaaagtctcaggtcaatctgcgcacacacacacacacctacacttacacccacacatacacacacacagtccttgcttttatagatagatagatcgatagatgatttttattatcattatcattaataataataataataataataataattattattattataatacatttttataattcAATTTTGTTCTGTACTGTTAATCGTTAAGAATCACATTCTGTTATGGAGGGATTTGATGTTCAAGAATTAAACAAATCTAGTTTACTAACATGAATGATGAGAAATGAGTGGCAGTTGTGTccctttctttttaattattttatttttaatcgcAATGGCATATTTGCAGAAATAATTAATTagctttaaaaactgttttttagaACAATAAGGGGAAATTgaataatttcccacggcacacaAGGCGATCTCTCATGGCACACTTGTGGTTGAAAAACCCAGCACTAGACAACAGGGAAAACATTTAATTACACTGTTACAACATTCAAAGAAAGTTTATAAGTGTGAAGAAATATTTATGCTCAATAGATTAACTGAATTTAAGATGCTGGGAAATATTATTTCAATGCTAACACAGATAAATGATCTATAGATTGCTGCTATTGATATTATTCATGGGGCAAAGAGAGACTGACCTCCACTGTACCCTTGAAATGTTCTAAATGTACAAGTttgaccactagagggcaggGTTACACAGCTTCATACACTGGACTTGAAAATCTACTGCAGCAGAGTGCAGGGAGTTAGTTGTCTTACCTTTTTGTCATTGTCTAAGTCTTCCTCGTCCCCCTGCAGGCTGCTGCATGACTGGATGGGGTCGGAAAAAGTGGGACCCTGAGAGTAATACTGGGAGCTCCGGAAACCATCTTTCCTCAACTTGTCACATTCTGCAGagagaaatcacacaaaacagtgAGTTGGTTATCGATTCCACACCTGAACCATGTCAGCACATTACTCTGCAAAAAGGAGCCATTTTACAATGAGCTGACTGCACTTTGGAAGAAACAATGATCTGTTTATCTCACTCTCTTACACTCATCCATTAGTTCTGctggaaaaaataatgaatttgaGGATATAATATTCATAGTCCAAACAAAACCCACAGCTTCAAATGTGACAAAGATGATTTAAAATCTCTAAATAgaaaagatgtgtgtgtgtgtgtgacatttttCGTATTTCAACCTTGACTCTTTCAAATTAAATTGCACGCAGGCtgtttgaaatcacatactaacgtactactaatactaagtctgacatcaaaattattatatagtgtgttcacattagatagtaggGAAATaaccagatgtatactatattgagCCATTTTTGTCATACTTAACCAcctcatgatgcattgcgagcggaacgttaAATCATCCTGGAACTggtttcaagctaaaaatcaaacatccccttttcaaaacaaaagcatctcttttcaACTTCCATTAGTTCtattaacgcttttgtaaatagggctcttgtttggAAGTTACCCAAAagttagtcagtagcacaatggcgggtctccgaaaatctccgaaatgtcggcacaaaatgtgtttccgtgaattttatgaatcaaataaccacatgttgatattgtacttgatcactttctcgcttaaattttttttcagaactttcaaaggtggcctCAGTGTGCTTTAGGTTTTCATCgttgcatcttgggaaacttcaaagtatacttcagtgggaacggtcaccatcctaatcCTTCTTACCATACTTAtggtatatagtagacagtatatactcattgagtttgtcgTGTATCGTAGagttttgaacacagccttaaACTCTACTGCAGCAATGTGATGTACACAGCGTGCATGTAGTGACAGCGTATcactatatacacacagagCCCATCATCGCAGTCCCGGTTGGCCACTGCCAAGTGCTGCTCGCGCCTCTTTTCATCGCCACCTGCTGTGACGAGCATGTGAAGTGTCTGTGCATTGATGCCAAATtgtgacaagaaaaaaaagtgcgtGTGCAGCCAAAACGAGAATGTATCAGTTTCAGTCTGTCACACACAGATGGCAGAACTGTTCCAATGCTTCCACATCCCCCTTTTTTCTCTCGGGATATTCAAAACATCAGTTCTTTATTTGGTTCTGATATTATCTGGCTGTTGGTGCTTTTTGACATACAAATTACTGTAAAGCCTGAAACAGGATtgaacaaaatgagaggaacaCTAGACTGCTCTTTAATCGTGGGTGTTAATTCATTTATAAAACCAAATCCTTTTTAGAAAATTAAGCATGCGTGTCTGTCCATGCGCTGTGGGGTCTGACACCTTTAAAAAGACAGCGTTTGATCCCTTTCAGGAGCTTTTAATTTCCAAAGCTAATTAGATCCCCTCTCTGTGGACGGGCACACCGTAGCATGTATAATACTGTCAGCTAATGGATCCTGATGGGTTGGGCTCCACAGTAACAGTGGCCTGATGCTGCAGTGATGTCGAAGACGAGATTTGGAAGGTGGGATGATAATGAGCATGGTGACGGGGAGCAGAGAACTTTGGATGATTGGTGCAGCATTGGGGATggtttaatgaaataaataagtcTCTGTGATGAAGTGCTGCTTGTTGCCAGGCAAAACTGGAGGGATGGAGGGAGGAAGTCAGAGAGTAACATGAGGAGGTAAGGAGGAGAAATGAAGGACGGAAGCTAATCATGTGACATTTGCAGCATAT encodes:
- the nhsl1b gene encoding NHS-like protein 1 isoform X4; translation: MVFIGTSLKSVIKYFKRKAVSNLDEESKWTVHYTAPWHQQENVFLPGSRPPCVEDLHRQAKVNLKTALRECDKLRKDGFRSSQYYSQGPTFSDPIQSCSSLQGDEEDLDNDKKSTASSAEDDKSHLSLRSQTPQGGGEAGELCEVDGKLVCSKAAPLPTPEEKMRLAAQAVPTDIVAINVTGAVFDRQASVRRSLINTDTVSRRSKKVKRRKTISGLPDDINLELGRNGDLRPHSMFIPGQYSTLGRVGSVNSTLRRSVTRETSCQTEEVKIVPPSVRKIRAQRGQGIAAQMARISASTSTGSISISSNDSSGFIMMPHQFNRDLSRFHSLPRQGARVSLSADPIYSSTPVKSEEQLSRQIGKLQADNTVVHMRNVPRNGTLPRPKSQELRGSQSSEWGGGPACAVSPHAAYSTSYIPNATMSSSSEVITLNTSNQLGHSPGSVYPIARPTSLASPTSTDVLTMVTSTPTHSTQDGGSTRPASQSSHSEGSMHSRSTLAPTPPSCPPEEQWIYDTAENVMVSHRTLTSSCSTPLTQLYSSMELSSRTTTDSSSIYSQDNDGYYTSMHMDSGLHSRSHGSGHGAAVGRARHSMYECRELANQEDSGSLYSNNSLSRSISLRKSKKPPRPPARTDSLRRKPGPKKPLGGVSAISGANGSMLNESLIASLQQSLQMGLKGGKGKGASPSSPSHSPCSDYDDPWVLRPRSHSSISAGSSAASLANNSHSGGVSGVYSLCPVTPTHSDTSSLRSDYADSWGYMDCPRNHGDERAQTTTGHMSDSNSVELHPNTGGIPSKDPTVGAPVKVESSVKPKASTSSPDRVHRLTSPSSGYSSQSNTPTAGTPVPAFVRSMSPSGSRPKPKVPERKSSLISSVSISSSSTSLSSNTSDPVKSTSVPPPPLLSSSAPNTPISPPPPFPAPLPPSSASSPPPPPLPATPPVYSLSQLPAWSSSPEFPPPPSPETLINPSSSFNGSFTPPPPPPLPTSLMAPPPPPPLPASVPASSASSPSPQKSVKETPKAASTNSPTKSPKPLITPFALQSVQLRSVRRPDKDMLENTNHVKVQETGMDIFQSLKPLNLDRSPSPELNHSPEEDSRQSSPSPVSKLLEELSLDCIMSEDVPDCAAMNGKAERFSLFNGKEDENEEVVNHSPIKQAPAIPKKPQLSFIPSISSQPANEQATRPEQTQNYVDAQIPQIIEEVREKKCEQEEESLGSPPESSDVQEEDRHLASLETDIYNGVCSNGVVYEEEEEEEGDGTSSTTGSVSPKEEDSGEVFNYSSTESSPAPSIQDRMVTPTPTRPRTTEDLFAAIHRSKREVLGRKKSEEDKSRVGNHSQSLPVTPTACVSPVPVTSLSRQMSSIQRNLRKSSTSSDSFKALLLKKGSRSETSFRMSATEMLRSTDPRSHRTRSESALDSPLSSPSSPSTQSPSPSSSSSPPGRGKRATEEWSRYDALALSSPTSSPYSMSGFRYGRSRTPPSASSSKYNMRSRILSSPMTVIRERDGELAESEHGDTAEIIRLRDSNGTLSEQSNS
- the nhsl1b gene encoding NHS-like protein 1 isoform X3; the encoded protein is MPFYQRSIEPRRVNRLSPRNGPTASGEAAGRRRLKKPVLFSSLDEVSCQSLSSIIHQLSDLSRHASDIFLGIEVEAGLVFRRSCRIQGRLRFLQDQVSTLDAKKTKIPVSNLDEESKWTVHYTAPWHQQENVFLPGSRPPCVEDLHRQAKVNLKTALRECDKLRKDGFRSSQYYSQGPTFSDPIQSCSSLQGDEEDLDNDKKSTASSAEDDKSHLSLRSQTPQGGGEAGELCEVDGKLVCSKAAPLPTPEEKMRLAAQAVPTDIVAINVTGRNGDLRPHSMFIPGQYSTLGRVGSVNSTLRRSVTRETSCQTEEVKIVPPSVRKIRAQRGQGIAAQMARISASTSTGSISISSNDSSGFIMMPHQFNRDLSRFHSLPRQGARVSLSADPIYSSTPVKSEEQLSRQIGKLQADNTVVHMRNVPRNGTLPRPKSQELRGSQSSEWGGGPACAVSPHAAYSTSYIPNATMSSSSEVITLNTSNQLGHSPGSVYPIARPTSLASPTSTDVLTMVTSTPTHSTQDGGSTRPASQSSHSEGSMHSRSTLAPTPPSCPPEEQWIYDTAENVMVSHRTLTSSCSTPLTQLYSSMELSSRTTTDSSSIYSQDNDGYYTSMHMDSGLHSRSHGSGHGAAVGRARHSMYECRELANQEDSGSLYSNNSLSRSISLRKSKKPPRPPARTDSLRRKPGPKKPLGGVSAISGANGSMLNESLIASLQQSLQMGLKGGKGKGASPSSPSHSPCSDYDDPWVLRPRSHSSISAGSSAASLANNSHSGGVSGVYSLCPVTPTHSDTSSLRSDYADSWGYMDCPRNHGDERAQTTTGHMSDSNSVELHPNTGGIPSKDPTVGAPVKVESSVKPKASTSSPDRVHRLTSPSSGYSSQSNTPTAGTPVPAFVRSMSPSGSRPKPKVPERKSSLISSVSISSSSTSLSSNTSDPVKSTSVPPPPLLSSSAPNTPISPPPPFPAPLPPSSASSPPPPPLPATPPVYSLSQLPAWSSSPEFPPPPSPETLINPSSSFNGSFTPPPPPPLPTSLMAPPPPPPLPASVPASSASSPSPQKSVKETPKAASTNSPTKSPKPLITPFALQSVQLRSVRRPDKDMLENTNHVKVQETGMDIFQSLKPLNLDRSPSPELNHSPEEDSRQSSPSPVSKLLEELSLDCIMSEDVPDCAAMNGKAERFSLFNGKEDENEEVVNHSPIKQAPAIPKKPQLSFIPSISSQPANEQATRPEQTQNYVDAQIPQIIEEVREKKCEQEEESLGSPPESSDVQEEDRHLASLETDIYNGVCSNGVVYEEEEEEEGDGTSSTTGSVSPKEEDSGEVFNYSSTESSPAPSIQDRMVTPTPTRPRTTEDLFAAIHRSKREVLGRKKSEEDKSRVGNHSQSLPVTPTACVSPVPVTSLSRQMSSIQRNLRKSSTSSDSFKALLLKKGSRSETSFRMSATEMLRSTDPRSHRTRSESALDSPLSSPSSPSTQSPSPSSSSSPPGRGKRATEEWSRYDALALSSPTSSPYSMSGFRYGRSRTPPSASSSKYNMRSRILSSPMTVIRERDGELAESEHGDTAEIIRLRDSNGTLSEQSNS
- the nhsl1b gene encoding NHS-like protein 1 isoform X5; translation: MFCLNAVSNLDEESKWTVHYTAPWHQQENVFLPGSRPPCVEDLHRQAKVNLKTALRECDKLRKDGFRSSQYYSQGPTFSDPIQSCSSLQGDEEDLDNDKKSTASSAEDDKSHLSLRSQTPQGGGEAGELCEVDGKLVCSKAAPLPTPEEKMRLAAQAVPTDIVAINVTGAVFDRQASVRRSLINTDTVSRRSKKVKRRKTISGLPDDINLELGRNGDLRPHSMFIPGQYSTLGRVGSVNSTLRRSVTRETSCQTEEVKIVPPSVRKIRAQRGQGIAAQMARISASTSTGSISISSNDSSGFIMMPHQFNRDLSRFHSLPRQGARVSLSADPIYSSTPVKSEEQLSRQIGKLQADNTVVHMRNVPRNGTLPRPKSQELRGSQSSEWGGGPACAVSPHAAYSTSYIPNATMSSSSEVITLNTSNQLGHSPGSVYPIARPTSLASPTSTDVLTMVTSTPTHSTQDGGSTRPASQSSHSEGSMHSRSTLAPTPPSCPPEEQWIYDTAENVMVSHRTLTSSCSTPLTQLYSSMELSSRTTTDSSSIYSQDNDGYYTSMHMDSGLHSRSHGSGHGAAVGRARHSMYECRELANQEDSGSLYSNNSLSRSISLRKSKKPPRPPARTDSLRRKPGPKKPLGGVSAISGANGSMLNESLIASLQQSLQMGLKGGKGKGASPSSPSHSPCSDYDDPWVLRPRSHSSISAGSSAASLANNSHSGGVSGVYSLCPVTPTHSDTSSLRSDYADSWGYMDCPRNHGDERAQTTTGHMSDSNSVELHPNTGGIPSKDPTVGAPVKVESSVKPKASTSSPDRVHRLTSPSSGYSSQSNTPTAGTPVPAFVRSMSPSGSRPKPKVPERKSSLISSVSISSSSTSLSSNTSDPVKSTSVPPPPLLSSSAPNTPISPPPPFPAPLPPSSASSPPPPPLPATPPVYSLSQLPAWSSSPEFPPPPSPETLINPSSSFNGSFTPPPPPPLPTSLMAPPPPPPLPASVPASSASSPSPQKSVKETPKAASTNSPTKSPKPLITPFALQSVQLRSVRRPDKDMLENTNHVKVQETGMDIFQSLKPLNLDRSPSPELNHSPEEDSRQSSPSPVSKLLEELSLDCIMSEDVPDCAAMNGKAERFSLFNGKEDENEEVVNHSPIKQAPAIPKKPQLSFIPSISSQPANEQATRPEQTQNYVDAQIPQIIEEVREKKCEQEEESLGSPPESSDVQEEDRHLASLETDIYNGVCSNGVVYEEEEEEEGDGTSSTTGSVSPKEEDSGEVFNYSSTESSPAPSIQDRMVTPTPTRPRTTEDLFAAIHRSKREVLGRKKSEEDKSRVGNHSQSLPVTPTACVSPVPVTSLSRQMSSIQRNLRKSSTSSDSFKALLLKKGSRSETSFRMSATEMLRSTDPRSHRTRSESALDSPLSSPSSPSTQSPSPSSSSSPPGRGKRATEEWSRYDALALSSPTSSPYSMSGFRYGRSRTPPSASSSKYNMRSRILSSPMTVIRERDGELAESEHGDTAEIIRLRDSNGTLSEQSNS